The following are encoded in a window of Eleutherodactylus coqui strain aEleCoq1 chromosome 12, aEleCoq1.hap1, whole genome shotgun sequence genomic DNA:
- the FZD1 gene encoding frizzled-1 yields the protein MARDPGSSMAQRGSNKLCSLLALLCASLAVEAQYNGEKGISIPDHGYCQPISIPLCTDIAYNQTIMPNLLGHTNQEDAGLEVHQFYPLVKVQCSPELRFFLCSMYAPVCTVLEQALPPCRSLCERARQGCEALMNKFGFQWPESLRCEKFPVNGAGELCVGQNTSDKGTPTPAVPVLWTSNPNIRSPHRDKFTCPRALKVPAYVNYHFLGEKDCGAPCEAGKVHGLMYFAPEELRFSRIWIGIWSVLCCASTLFTVLTYLVDMKRFSYPERPIIFLSGCYTMVAIAYIAGFLLEDKVVCNERFSEDGYKTVVQGTKKEGCTFLFMMLYFFSMASSIWWVILSLTWFLAAGMKWGHEAIEANSQYFHLAAWAVPAIKTITILAVGQVDGDILSGVCFVGINNVDALRGFVLAPLFVYLFIGTSFLLAGFVSLFRIRTIMKHDGTKTEKLEKLMVRIGIFSVLYTVPATIVIACYFYEQAFREQWEKSWVSQSCKTYAVQCPSTNHPPMTPDFTVFMIKYLMTLIVGITSGFWIWSGKTLNSWRKFYTRLTNSKQGETTV from the coding sequence TCCTGGCAGCAGCATGGCACAGCGGGGCTCCAATAAACTTTGCAGCCTGCTGGCGCTGCTCTGTGCCAGCCTGGCGGTGGAGGCGCAGTATAATGGAGAGAAAGGCATCTCTATCCCGGACCATGGTTACTGCCAACCTATCTCCATCCCCCTCTGCACGGATATCGCTTACAACCAGACTATTATGCCCAATCTGCTAGGGCACACTAACCAGGAGGATGCTGGGCTGGAGGTGCACCAATTCTACCCGCTGGTAAAGGTTCAGTGCTCCCCAGAGCTGAGGTTCTTCCTTTGCTCCATGTATGCGCCAGTGTGCACGGTGCTGGAGCAGGCGCTGCCCCCATGCAGGTCCCTATGTGAGAGGGCAAGGCAAGGCTGCGAGGCTCTAATGAATAAGTTCGGCTTCCAGTGGCCTGAGAGTCTGCGCTGTGAGAAGTTCCCAGTGAATGGGGcaggggagctgtgtgtggggcaaaATACCTCAGACAAGGGCACCCCTACACCAGCTGTGCCAGTGTTGTGGACCAGCAACCCTAACATCAGATCACCCCACAGGGACAAATTCACCTGCCCCCGGGCACTAAAGGTGCCAGCTTATGTCAACTATCACTTCTTGGGGGAAAAGGACTGTGGTGCTCCTTGTGAGGCTGGCAAAGTGCATGGGCTAATGTATTTTGCACCAGAGGAATTGCGCTTCTCCCGCATATGGATAGGAATATGGTCAGTACTTTGTTGTGCATCCACCCTCTTCACTGTTCTGACTTACCTGGTGGACATGAAACGCTTCAGCTATCCTGAAAGGCCCATCATCTTCCTCTCTGGGTGCTACACCATGGTGGCTATAGCCTACATTGCTGGTTTCCTTCTAGAAGACAAAGTAGTGTGCAATGAGAGGTTCTCGGAGGATGGCTACAAGACAGTGGTCCAGGGCACCAAGAAAGAGGGCTGCACCTTCCTCTTCATGATGCTTTACTTCTTCAGCATGGCCAGTTCTATCTGGTGGGTCATACTCTcactcacttggtttttagcagctGGCATGAAATGGGGACATGAAGCCATAGAAGCCAATTCTCAATACTTCCACTTGGCAGCTTGGGCAGTGCCAGCTATCAAAACCATCACGATCTTGGCTGTGGGGCAAGTGGATGGAGATATTCTCAGTGGGGTTTGCTTTGTTGGAATAAACAATGTGGATGCCCTGCGAGGATTTGTCTTGGCCCCACTTTTTGTTTACTTGTTCATTGGCACTTCATTCCTTCTGGCCGGTTTTGTGTCCCTTTTTAGGATCAGAACCATTATGAAACATGATGGCACCAAAACTGAAAAGTTGGAGAAGCTAATGGTGAGGATAGGCATCTTCAGTGTCCTGTACACCGTTCCGGCCACTATTGTCATTGCTTGTTATTTTTATGAACAGGCTTTTAGGGAACAGTGGGAGAAAAGTTGGGTCAGCCAAAGTTGCAAGACATATGCTGTCCAATGCCCCAGTACCAATCACCCGCCCATGACACCGGATTTTACTGTCTTCATGATCAAATATCTCATGACCTTAATTGTAGGAATAACCTCTGGTTTTTGGATCTGGTCTGGCAAAACTCTTAATTCCTGGAGAAAGTTTTATACAAGACTCACCAACAGCAAACAAGGAGAAA